In one Culex quinquefasciatus strain JHB chromosome 2, VPISU_Cqui_1.0_pri_paternal, whole genome shotgun sequence genomic region, the following are encoded:
- the LOC6048336 gene encoding nicotinamide/nicotinic acid mononucleotide adenylyltransferase 1 isoform X3, with amino-acid sequence MRMTAPTKIMLIACGSFNPCTPMHFRMFEIARDHFNQMGTAEVVGGIVSPVHDSYGKKGLVSASHRCTMIKIGLQSSDWVRLSDWETQQEEWTRTRLTLQYHQNYINSVLKDSNSINDQQIPSWLPEGLNKMTGHVQLKLLCGADLLESFATPGLWKDEDIEAIIGQHGLVVISRAGSNPEQFIFNSDLLSRYRRNITIVTNWVTNDVSSTLVRRLLGRGLSVKYLLDDYVTEYIKKHLLYGSSATLSPKS; translated from the exons ATGAGGATGACGGCGCCGACAAAAATTATGCTAATTGCATGCGGGTCGTTCAATCCGTGCACCCCGATGCATTTCCGGATGTTTG AAATCGCTCGGGACCATTTTAACCAGATGGGAACGGCAGAGGTTGTCGGTGGCATTGTTTCCCCGGTGCACGACTCGTACGGCAAGAAGGGGCTGGTGTCCGCTAGCCACCGGTGCACCATGATTAAAATTGGCCTGCAGTCCTCGGACTGGGTCCGGCTCTCCGACTGGGAAACGCAGCAGGAAGAGTGGACAAGAACCAGGCTGACGCTTCAGTATCATCAG AACTACATCAACTCGGTCCTGAAGGATTCCAACAGCATCAACGATCAGCAGATTCCTTCCTGGTTGCCAGAGGGATTGAACAAAATGACCGGGCACGTCCAGCTGAAGCTGCTGTGCGGGGCTGACCTTTTGGAGTCGTTTGCGACGCCAGGTTTGTGGAAGGACGAAGACATCGAAGCCATCATCGGTCAGCACGGTTTGGTGGTGATCTCGCGAGCCGGATCCAACCCTGAGCAGTTTATATTCAACTCGGATTTGCTCAGCAGATACAGA CGAAACATAACTATTGTGACAAACTGGGTGACAAATGATGTGAGCTCGACCCTTGTTCGTCGTTTGCTGGGCAGAGGACTGTCGGTAAAATATTTACTGGACGACTATGTTACAGAGTACATCAAGAAGCACCTCCTGTACGGCTCGAGTGCAac GTTGTCCCCAAAAAGTTGA
- the LOC6048336 gene encoding nicotinamide/nicotinic acid mononucleotide adenylyltransferase 3 isoform X1: MRMTAPTKIMLIACGSFNPCTPMHFRMFEIARDHFNQMGTAEVVGGIVSPVHDSYGKKGLVSASHRCTMIKIGLQSSDWVRLSDWETQQEEWTRTRLTLQYHQNYINSVLKDSNSINDQQIPSWLPEGLNKMTGHVQLKLLCGADLLESFATPGLWKDEDIEAIIGQHGLVVISRAGSNPEQFIFNSDLLSRYRRNITIVTNWVTNDVSSTLVRRLLGRGLSVKYLLDDYVTEYIKKHLLYGSSATKFNLTPNTGVEVMSISPVSPVNDNEDYIECQNQLNTLNSESMDETDFPRNALNRVFCCGTENDAKNSAKNMRGFLSAPGGAVQIITTKATTAASVTPDSAIDTVSYRTADEKVGEEVEKKSLAQNNRTSTPTVTKPASEVCSDAAPAASPASKEESTGRVSPAKSYDDMIKFVFTEHGIKVISDREYVV; the protein is encoded by the exons ATGAGGATGACGGCGCCGACAAAAATTATGCTAATTGCATGCGGGTCGTTCAATCCGTGCACCCCGATGCATTTCCGGATGTTTG AAATCGCTCGGGACCATTTTAACCAGATGGGAACGGCAGAGGTTGTCGGTGGCATTGTTTCCCCGGTGCACGACTCGTACGGCAAGAAGGGGCTGGTGTCCGCTAGCCACCGGTGCACCATGATTAAAATTGGCCTGCAGTCCTCGGACTGGGTCCGGCTCTCCGACTGGGAAACGCAGCAGGAAGAGTGGACAAGAACCAGGCTGACGCTTCAGTATCATCAG AACTACATCAACTCGGTCCTGAAGGATTCCAACAGCATCAACGATCAGCAGATTCCTTCCTGGTTGCCAGAGGGATTGAACAAAATGACCGGGCACGTCCAGCTGAAGCTGCTGTGCGGGGCTGACCTTTTGGAGTCGTTTGCGACGCCAGGTTTGTGGAAGGACGAAGACATCGAAGCCATCATCGGTCAGCACGGTTTGGTGGTGATCTCGCGAGCCGGATCCAACCCTGAGCAGTTTATATTCAACTCGGATTTGCTCAGCAGATACAGA CGAAACATAACTATTGTGACAAACTGGGTGACAAATGATGTGAGCTCGACCCTTGTTCGTCGTTTGCTGGGCAGAGGACTGTCGGTAAAATATTTACTGGACGACTATGTTACAGAGTACATCAAGAAGCACCTCCTGTACGGCTCGAGTGCAac TAAGTTCAATTTAACCCCAAATACTGGCGTGGAAGTTATGAGTATTTCACCAGTTTCACCTGTAAATGATAACGAAGATTACATTGAGTGTCAAAACCAGCTGAACACGCTCAACTCCGAATCCATGGATGAAACGGATTTTCCGCGCAACGCATTGAACCGTGTTTTTTGCTGTGGCACCGAAAACGATGCCAAGAATTCGGCCAAAAACATGCGCGGATTTTTGTCTGCTCCGGGCGGAGCAGTTCAGATTATCACCACAAAGGCAACGACAGCAGCATCCGTTACGCCCGATTCCGCGATCGATACGGTTTCATATCGCACAGCAGACGAAAAGGTGGGtgaagaggtggaaaagaaATCGCTTGCACAAAACAATCGCACCAGCACACCAACAGTCACAAAGCCGGCGTCGGAAGTCTGTTCCGACGCGGCTCCGGCAGCTAGTCCCGCTTCGAAGGAAGAATCCACGGGAAGGGTCAGCCCAGCGAAAAGCTACGACGATATGATCAAGTTTGTTTTCACAGAGCACGGCATCAAGGTTATAAGTGATCGGGAGTACGTCGTTTAG
- the LOC6048336 gene encoding nicotinamide/nicotinic acid mononucleotide adenylyltransferase 3 isoform X2: MRMTAPTKIMLIACGSFNPCTPMHFRMFEIARDHFNQMGTAEVVGGIVSPVHDSYGKKGLVSASHRCTMIKIGLQSSDWVRLSDWETQQEEWTRTRLTLQYHQNYINSVLKDSNSINDQQIPSWLPEGLNKMTGHVQLKLLCGADLLESFATPGLWKDEDIEAIIGQHGLVVISRAGSNPEQFIFNSDLLSRYRRNITIVTNWVTNDVSSTLVRRLLGRGLSVKYLLDDYVTEYIKKHLLYGSSATKFNLTPNTGVEVMSISPVSPVNDNEDYIECQNQLNTLNSESMDETDFPRNALNRVFCCGTENDAKNSAKNMRGFLSAPGGAVQIITTKATTAASVTPDSAIDTVSYRTADEKVVPKKLKLSAVPV; encoded by the exons ATGAGGATGACGGCGCCGACAAAAATTATGCTAATTGCATGCGGGTCGTTCAATCCGTGCACCCCGATGCATTTCCGGATGTTTG AAATCGCTCGGGACCATTTTAACCAGATGGGAACGGCAGAGGTTGTCGGTGGCATTGTTTCCCCGGTGCACGACTCGTACGGCAAGAAGGGGCTGGTGTCCGCTAGCCACCGGTGCACCATGATTAAAATTGGCCTGCAGTCCTCGGACTGGGTCCGGCTCTCCGACTGGGAAACGCAGCAGGAAGAGTGGACAAGAACCAGGCTGACGCTTCAGTATCATCAG AACTACATCAACTCGGTCCTGAAGGATTCCAACAGCATCAACGATCAGCAGATTCCTTCCTGGTTGCCAGAGGGATTGAACAAAATGACCGGGCACGTCCAGCTGAAGCTGCTGTGCGGGGCTGACCTTTTGGAGTCGTTTGCGACGCCAGGTTTGTGGAAGGACGAAGACATCGAAGCCATCATCGGTCAGCACGGTTTGGTGGTGATCTCGCGAGCCGGATCCAACCCTGAGCAGTTTATATTCAACTCGGATTTGCTCAGCAGATACAGA CGAAACATAACTATTGTGACAAACTGGGTGACAAATGATGTGAGCTCGACCCTTGTTCGTCGTTTGCTGGGCAGAGGACTGTCGGTAAAATATTTACTGGACGACTATGTTACAGAGTACATCAAGAAGCACCTCCTGTACGGCTCGAGTGCAac TAAGTTCAATTTAACCCCAAATACTGGCGTGGAAGTTATGAGTATTTCACCAGTTTCACCTGTAAATGATAACGAAGATTACATTGAGTGTCAAAACCAGCTGAACACGCTCAACTCCGAATCCATGGATGAAACGGATTTTCCGCGCAACGCATTGAACCGTGTTTTTTGCTGTGGCACCGAAAACGATGCCAAGAATTCGGCCAAAAACATGCGCGGATTTTTGTCTGCTCCGGGCGGAGCAGTTCAGATTATCACCACAAAGGCAACGACAGCAGCATCCGTTACGCCCGATTCCGCGATCGATACGGTTTCATATCGCACAGCAGACGAAAAG GTTGTCCCCAAAAAGTTGAAACTTTCGGCGGTTCCAGTGTAA
- the LOC6048333 gene encoding beta-1,4-galactosyltransferase 7 encodes MFVIRSIYVRFLSIVILAFLGVTLMIQSLPITTDTCKCEDRDIQHEKFHSSFREVTSDKPKLAILVPFRDRFDELLRFVPHISAFLDKQQVPFHIFVLNQHDRFRFNRASLINAGFLQVKDQFDYIGMHDVDLLPLNDNLKYEYPGEGPLHISGPEFHPKYHYATFIGGILLLKVEHYQQLNGMSNRYWGWGLEDDEFYVRIKEAGLEVFRPRNITTGPENTFLHIHDRLHRRRDTTKCYNQREVTRRRDRETGLNTIRYTIVDRKELTVDTVPVTVLNIDLECNKTQTPWCECDMKTDSKKKV; translated from the exons ATGTTTGTGATTAGATCTATTTATGTTCGTTTCTTGAGTATCGTTATACTTGCCTTCTTGGGGGTCACTCTTATGATACAGAGTCTTCCAATAACCACAG ACACTTGCAAGTGTGAGGATCGAGACATTCAGCACGAAAAGTTTCACAGCAGCTTCCGGGAGGTCACGAGCGATAAGCCAAAGTTGGCCATTCTGGTTCCGTTTAGGGATCGCTTCGACGAGTTGCTGCGCTTTGTTCCGCACATTTCGGCGTTCCTGGACAAACAACAGGTTCCGTTTCACATCTTTGTCCTCAACCAGCACGACCGGTTTCGGTTCAACAGGGCATCCCTGATAAATGCCGGTTTTCTGCAGGTGAAGGACCAGTTCGACTACATAG GAATGCACGATGTGGACTTGCTTCCACTGAATGATAATTTAAAGTACGAGTACCCGGGCGAAGGTCCTCTCCACATTTCCGGTCCAGAGTTTCATCCCAAGTACCATTACGCGACATTCATCGGTGGCATTTTGCTGCTAAAGGTCGAGCACTATCAGCAGCTCAACGGAATGTCCAACCGGTACTGGGGCTGGGGTCTTGAGGATGACGAATTTTACGTACGAATAAAGGAAGCGGGTCTGGAAGTGTTTCGACCACGGAACATTACAACCGGCCCCGAGAACACTTTTCT ACACATTCACGATCGCCTGCACCGGAGACGGGACACGACAAAGTGCTACAACCAGCGTGAAGTCACGAGAAGGCGAGACCGCGAAACCGGCCTGAACACAATCCGGTACACGATCGTAGACCGGAAGGAACTTACAGTGGACACCGTGCCAGTGACTGTGTTAAACATAGACTTAGAGTGCAATAAAACGCAAACTCCTTGGTGTGAATGTGATATGAAGACGGACAGCAAAAAGAAGGTCTGA
- the LOC6048338 gene encoding endoplasmic reticulum lectin 1 isoform X1, producing the protein MKCAWPVVLLLVATTWSQLVSGHDAKGFDDTVLFNLAWQGKDELLGTNIGDEEITVTTSNKEKYRCTIPSIAPVLDPASAWQYNGPSPLDLLMPLFNHATCSYRIESYWTYEVCHGKYIKQYHEERHEKTSKLQEYYLGKWDKQKTANLKARFEKDSDASDKLKYKKIDGLNLPYLELEMDSGTVCDLNGEPRMTKVLYVCYLHGKNEVYSLKETSTCNYEIIILTPMLCAHPKYKEHTEENKITCVPVDNAPKKPKNLLMMEIESMKIKYQKLTDVHKSIKEAIAVINFNEEGPQLLFPNEPIIESTQRKGLVESEIGDEPTTPMDSLTKKIRKSRELKPLLEFLDGTYCLTGGSGWWKFELCFGKHVRQFHEDNSIFLGYFSKEKHLEWLEKNPSSKNTRKNENQLSNFYGGGEVCDKTNQPRQVEVKLKCTESSISSNAIALYLLEPRPCEYILNVESSLICDILPYAEDNMLLPQSLQKLEEDTLYIIDRSNLNN; encoded by the exons ATGAAATGTGCGTGGCCAGTGGTGCTTCTTCTGGTGGCGACCACCTGGTCGCAGCTCGTTAGTGGTCACGATGCCAAAGGGTTCGACGATACGGTTCTGTTCAATTTGGCCTGGCAGGGAAAAGACGAACTTTTG GGCACAAACATTGGAGATGAAGAAATTACCGTGACGACCTCGAACAAGGAAAAGTATCGGTGCACGATTCCCTCGATTGCACCGGTGCTGGATCCTGCCTCGGCATGGCAATACAATGGTCCGAGTCCGCTGGATTTGCTCATGCCCCTGTTCAATCATGCGACCTGTTCGTACCGGATCGAGAGCTACTGGACGTACGAGGTGTGCCACGGTAAATACATCAAACAGTACCACGAAGAACGGCACGAAAAGACTAGCAAGCTGCAGGAATACTACCTCGGCAAGTGGGACAAGCAGAAGACGGCCAACCTGAAGGCCCGATTCGAAAAGGACTCGGACGCATCCGACAAGCTCAAGTACAAGAAGATTGACGGACTCAACTTGCCGTATCTGGAATTGGAAATGGATTCTGGCACGG TTTGCGACTTGAACGGCGAGCCAAGGATGACCAAAGTGCTGTACGTGTGCTACCTCCACGGCAAGAACGAGGTGTACTCGCTCAAGGAAACCTCGACCTGCAACTACGAGATCATCATTCTGACGCCAATGCTGTGCGCCCACCCAAAGTACAAGGAGCACACCGAGGAGAACAAAATCACGTGCGTGCCGG TGGATAATGCCCCCAAAAAGCCCAAAAATCTGCTTATGATGGAGATTGAGAGCATGAAAATCAAGTACCAAAAGTTGACG GATGTGCATAAAAGCATTAAAGAAGCTATTGCTGTTATTAATTTCAACGAG GAAGGTCCTCAGCTGCTGTTTCCGAACGAGCCCATAATCGAAAGCACGCAAAGGAAAGGTTTGGTCGAAAGCGAAATCGGAGACGAGCCAACTACCCCGATGGATTCGCTTACCAAGAAGATCCGCAAATCGCGAGAATTGAAGCCACTGCTGGAATTTTTGGACGGTACTTACTGCTTGACGGGA GGTTCCGGTTGGTGGAAGTTTGAGCTTTGCTTTGGAAAGCACGTCCGTCAGTTCCACGAGgacaattcaatttttttgggCTACTTCAGCAAGGAGAAACACTTGGAATGGCTCGAGAAGAATCCGTCCAGCAAAAATACGCGCAAAAATGAAAACCAGCTGAGCAACTTCTACGGTGGTGGCGAAGTTTGTGACAAAACAAATCAGCCGAGGCAGGTCGAGGTGAAGCTCAAATGTACGGAAAGTTCGATTAGCTCGAACGCCATCGCGCTGTATTTACTCGAGCCCCGGCCCTGTGAGTACATTCTGAACGTTGAGTCATCTCTGATTTGTGATATTCTGCCGTACGCCGAGGATAACATGCTTCTACCGCAGAGTCTGCAAAAGCTGGAGGAGGACACACTGTACATCATCGATAGAAGTAATCTGAATAACTGA
- the LOC6048338 gene encoding endoplasmic reticulum lectin 1 isoform X2: MKCAWPVVLLLVATTWSQLVSGHDAKGFDDTVLFNLAWQGKDELLGTNIGDEEITVTTSNKEKYRCTIPSIAPVLDPASAWQYNGPSPLDLLMPLFNHATCSYRIESYWTYEVCHGKYIKQYHEERHEKTSKLQEYYLGKWDKQKTANLKARFEKDSDASDKLKYKKIDGLNLPYLELEMDSGTVCDLNGEPRMTKVLYVCYLHGKNEVYSLKETSTCNYEIIILTPMLCAHPKYKEHTEENKITCVPVDNAPKKPKNLLMMEIESMKIKYQKLTEGPQLLFPNEPIIESTQRKGLVESEIGDEPTTPMDSLTKKIRKSRELKPLLEFLDGTYCLTGGSGWWKFELCFGKHVRQFHEDNSIFLGYFSKEKHLEWLEKNPSSKNTRKNENQLSNFYGGGEVCDKTNQPRQVEVKLKCTESSISSNAIALYLLEPRPCEYILNVESSLICDILPYAEDNMLLPQSLQKLEEDTLYIIDRSNLNN, translated from the exons ATGAAATGTGCGTGGCCAGTGGTGCTTCTTCTGGTGGCGACCACCTGGTCGCAGCTCGTTAGTGGTCACGATGCCAAAGGGTTCGACGATACGGTTCTGTTCAATTTGGCCTGGCAGGGAAAAGACGAACTTTTG GGCACAAACATTGGAGATGAAGAAATTACCGTGACGACCTCGAACAAGGAAAAGTATCGGTGCACGATTCCCTCGATTGCACCGGTGCTGGATCCTGCCTCGGCATGGCAATACAATGGTCCGAGTCCGCTGGATTTGCTCATGCCCCTGTTCAATCATGCGACCTGTTCGTACCGGATCGAGAGCTACTGGACGTACGAGGTGTGCCACGGTAAATACATCAAACAGTACCACGAAGAACGGCACGAAAAGACTAGCAAGCTGCAGGAATACTACCTCGGCAAGTGGGACAAGCAGAAGACGGCCAACCTGAAGGCCCGATTCGAAAAGGACTCGGACGCATCCGACAAGCTCAAGTACAAGAAGATTGACGGACTCAACTTGCCGTATCTGGAATTGGAAATGGATTCTGGCACGG TTTGCGACTTGAACGGCGAGCCAAGGATGACCAAAGTGCTGTACGTGTGCTACCTCCACGGCAAGAACGAGGTGTACTCGCTCAAGGAAACCTCGACCTGCAACTACGAGATCATCATTCTGACGCCAATGCTGTGCGCCCACCCAAAGTACAAGGAGCACACCGAGGAGAACAAAATCACGTGCGTGCCGG TGGATAATGCCCCCAAAAAGCCCAAAAATCTGCTTATGATGGAGATTGAGAGCATGAAAATCAAGTACCAAAAGTTGACG GAAGGTCCTCAGCTGCTGTTTCCGAACGAGCCCATAATCGAAAGCACGCAAAGGAAAGGTTTGGTCGAAAGCGAAATCGGAGACGAGCCAACTACCCCGATGGATTCGCTTACCAAGAAGATCCGCAAATCGCGAGAATTGAAGCCACTGCTGGAATTTTTGGACGGTACTTACTGCTTGACGGGA GGTTCCGGTTGGTGGAAGTTTGAGCTTTGCTTTGGAAAGCACGTCCGTCAGTTCCACGAGgacaattcaatttttttgggCTACTTCAGCAAGGAGAAACACTTGGAATGGCTCGAGAAGAATCCGTCCAGCAAAAATACGCGCAAAAATGAAAACCAGCTGAGCAACTTCTACGGTGGTGGCGAAGTTTGTGACAAAACAAATCAGCCGAGGCAGGTCGAGGTGAAGCTCAAATGTACGGAAAGTTCGATTAGCTCGAACGCCATCGCGCTGTATTTACTCGAGCCCCGGCCCTGTGAGTACATTCTGAACGTTGAGTCATCTCTGATTTGTGATATTCTGCCGTACGCCGAGGATAACATGCTTCTACCGCAGAGTCTGCAAAAGCTGGAGGAGGACACACTGTACATCATCGATAGAAGTAATCTGAATAACTGA
- the LOC119767122 gene encoding intraflagellar transport protein 43 homolog A, with product MSSSPGTSATTPTKQVNSWMDEVLRTSSNGSGKKNYSNLLEMERFASALDTVEDPDIPMLPDADELQESLFYNESPNLPSVTTYKQLSSDIFPNGKSTLGNLDEIDISVLTECLENEDDIEEPDEPWVWDQLFTQLSIKISTEAKANVVEFKN from the exons ATGAGCTCATCTCCGGGCACTTCCGCCACGACACCCACCAAACAGGTGAATAGTTGGATGGATGAAGTTCTACGAACTTCGAGCAATGGTTCGGGCAA GAAAAATTACTCCAATCTGCTGGAAAT GGAACGTTTCGCGAGCGCCCTGGACACCGTAGAAGATCCCGACATCCCGATGCTACCCGATGCCGATGAACTACAGGAAAGCCTCTTTTACAACGAATCGCCCAATTTACCCTC GGTAACAACTTACAAGCAGCTAAGTTCGGACATTTTCCCCAACGGTAAATCAACGCTTGGAAATTTGGACGAAATCGATATTTCGGTGCTGACGGAATGCTTGGAGAACGAGGACGACATCGAGGAACCGGACGAGCCCTGGGTATGGGACCAATTGTTCACCCAACTGTCAATCAAAATAAGCACCGAAGCGAAGGCAAACGTGGTGGAATTCAAAAACTAA
- the LOC6048334 gene encoding zinc finger protein 675, giving the protein MNFINCCRLCLKDLVVDSNFIEEFFSIDELISDGRTLQQVVTECFQILFAENETITKVCEQCAKNVQLVYRIRKTIHDTDDTVKTYYSEIDDKSNIEILDIVTEESIVMQDENSRDTNSEPVKLETNTSPNQLILETEHHIEPAKKNVKKVKTKITKLARSKPTYTCYICTTDFATLNELDLHLPSHIGISQECHLCNLKVTTVRHLNNHLKRLHFRTGKRIPCKECQDQGSAVEFSSNFKLRDHILRVHRGIVGPPERKFICSYCGKKFSRSSHLKSHENDVHTKAIVFKCNYCTKFTATSRCSLLRHERTHTAEKPFKCDECGAAFNQSNAVKLHKTLKHSDERPYQCTFCDATFKGKYVLKRHLELHEQKNDVRKRSPRGVRQKRIRKKATEADPSSEN; this is encoded by the exons atgaattttataaACTGTTGTCGGTTGTGTCTTAAGGATTTAGTCGTTGACAGCAACTTCATTGAGGAATTTTTCTCAATTGACGAACTTATATCTGATGGCCGGACGCTTCAACAAGTTGTGACCGAGTGCTTCCAAATTTTG TTTGCAGAAAATGAGACAATTACCAAAGTGTGCGAGCAATGTGCGAAAAATGTGCAGCTGGTTTATCGTATACGGAAAACAATACACGATACAGATGATACAGTTAAAACATATTATAG TGAAATCGATGACAAAAGTAACATCGAAATATTGGACATCGTAACCGAAGAGTCAATTGTGATGCAAGATGAAAACTCACGTGACACAAATTCGGAGCCAGTTAAGCTGGAAACTAACACTTCTCCAAATCAGCTGATTCTGGAGACTGAACATCACATTGAACCAGCAAAAAAGAacgttaaaaaagtaaaaactaaaaTCACAAAACTCGCCAGAAGCAAGCCAACATATACGTGTTACATTTGCACAACTGACTTTGCTACTTTGAACGAGTTGGATTTGCATCTGCCTTCACACATCGGAATTTCCCAGGAATGCCATTTGTGCAATTTAAAAGTGACAACAGTTAGGCACTTGAATAAC CACCTTAAGCGTTTGCACTTCAGGACGGGAAAAAGAATTCCGTGCAAAGAGTGCCAAGACCAGGGCTCGGCTGTTGAATTTTCGTCAAATTTCAAACTAAGAGATCACATCCTTCGCGTGCACAGAGGAATCGTCGGACCTCCGGAGCGTAAATTTATTTGCTCGTATTGCGGGAAAAAATTCAGCCGATCGTCTCATCTAAAATCGCACGAAAATGATGTCCACACGAAGGCTATCGTCTTCAAGTGTAACTATTGCACCAAATTTACAGCAACTTCGCGCTGCTCCTTACTTCGTCACGAAAGAACTCACACCGCCGAAAAGCC ATTCAAATGCGACGAATGTGGCGCAGCATTCAACCAATCCAACGCGGTCAAGTTACATAAAACTCTCAAGCATAGTGACGAGCGACCTTACCAGTGTACGTTTTGTGACGCCACATTTAAAG GGAAATATGTTTTGAAACGGCACCTTGAACTGCATGAGCAGAAGAATGACGTCCGGAAGAGATCTCCCAGAGGAGTTCGGCAGAAGAGAATCAGGAAGAAGGCTACGGAAGCGGATCCGTCGAGCGAAAACTAA